Genomic DNA from Candidatus Nitrosopumilus koreensis AR1:
CCAGAATCTCAAAAATTATTTTTATGGAAAGATGAAATTAATCATAAACCATATTGCTATTCAAGACTTGCCCCAGAAGAATTAGAATTTCTTCAAGAAAGAGATGACGTATTAGAAATTAAAACAGTTCAACGATATGACCTGATGAAAGACAAAGAGGTAGACATGTCAAAAATTACAGTAGCGGATCCACTTGCAATTGGAGGCACATCTGGAGACAAGAGTATTAGAAACGTAATTGAAACATGGGAATCAGACATCAAATATTATGAAAATTATCTATACGACAGAAATCTAATAGTGGGAAAATATTACGAAGGTGTAAACGGAAGCATTCAACCCCATGATTTAGAAATTTCTGATGAAGTAAAAATTGCCCTAAAGAGTTTGTTGTGGGATAAGATTGACAGCGAAAGTATTGTAGATGCAGATGAATTTAAAAAATTTGTTTCTGAATGGGCAGATTTGCTCAATCAACCAATTCCAAAGATCAAAAGACTGAGCGTAGACATTGAAGTTGAAGCTGAAATCGGAAGGATTCCAGACCCAAAGATTGCAGAAAAAAAAGTAACTGCAATAGGGATGAAAGGAACGGATGGGTTTGACCAAATTTTTGTGCTCAAAACAGAAGGAACAGAAGAAGGGGTAAATGAATTAGAGCAAAACATCAAGGTCATATTCTATGATTCAGATAAAGAAAAAAAAATGATTCATGACGCATTTAAGTTGATCAAAGAATTTCCGTTTGTTGTAACATACAATGGGGATGAATTTGATTTACCATATCTATACAATAGAGCAGAAAGACTAGGGATAAAAAATTCAGAAAATCCGTTTTACATGATGCGTGATTCTGCAACATTGAAACATGGAGTTCATCTTGATTTGTATAGAACATTTTCAAATAGATCATTTCAAATCTACGCATTTAGTCAAAAATACACAAATTTTTCACTAAATAGTGTCTGTAAAGCACTACTTGGAAAAGAAAAGATAGATTACGGATTAGAATTTGATCAATTGTCGCTATATCAAACTGCAAATTATTGTTACAATGATGCATTACTGACATATGAACTTACAAGTTTTAACAATGAACTGCTGATGCAATTATTGATAATCATTTCAAGAATTGGGAGGATGCCAATTGATGATATTGCAAGAATGGGAGTATCACAATGGATTCGAAGTCTTTTGTATTACGAACATAGAAAAAGGAATTATCTCATTCCAAAAAGACAGGAATTAGAAAGAAGATCAGAAGGGGTAATGTCTGATGCAGTTATCAAAGACAAAAAATACAGAGGAGGACTAGTGGTTGAACCAAAAGAGGGAATTCATTTTGATGTTGTTGTAATGGACTTTGCAAGTCTGTATCCTAGCATTATCAAGGTCAGAAATTTATCGTATGAGACTGTCAGGTGCCCACATGAAGAATGTAAAAAAAATACAATTCCAGGAACGAATCACTGGACTTGTTCAAAGAAAAACGGCATTACATCAATGATCATAGGTTCATTGAGGGATTTGAGGGTAAATTACTACAAGAGTTTATCAAAAAAAGAGACACTTACTGATGAGCAAAGACAGCAATACACAGTAGTAAGTCAAGCACTTAAAGTAATTCTAAATGCAAGTTATGGGGTGATGGGAGCTGAGATATTCCCATTATATTTTCTGCCTGCAGCAGAAGCTACCACCGCAATTGGAAGGCACACAATTTTAGAGACAATCAAAAAATGTGAATCTGCAGGAATCAAAGTTCTTTATGGAGATACAGATTCATTATTTATCAAAAATCCAACTAAAGAACAGATTCAAACAGTAATCGAGCAAGCAAAAAAAGATCACGGTGTTGACTTAGAAATTGACAAAACATACAGGTATTGTGTTC
This window encodes:
- a CDS encoding DNA-directed DNA polymerase I, producing the protein MQVNMGESKKIETMPPSMLVSATYDNNSKSAVLKFYNPESQKLFLWKDEINHKPYCYSRLAPEELEFLQERDDVLEIKTVQRYDLMKDKEVDMSKITVADPLAIGGTSGDKSIRNVIETWESDIKYYENYLYDRNLIVGKYYEGVNGSIQPHDLEISDEVKIALKSLLWDKIDSESIVDADEFKKFVSEWADLLNQPIPKIKRLSVDIEVEAEIGRIPDPKIAEKKVTAIGMKGTDGFDQIFVLKTEGTEEGVNELEQNIKVIFYDSDKEKKMIHDAFKLIKEFPFVVTYNGDEFDLPYLYNRAERLGIKNSENPFYMMRDSATLKHGVHLDLYRTFSNRSFQIYAFSQKYTNFSLNSVCKALLGKEKIDYGLEFDQLSLYQTANYCYNDALLTYELTSFNNELLMQLLIIISRIGRMPIDDIARMGVSQWIRSLLYYEHRKRNYLIPKRQELERRSEGVMSDAVIKDKKYRGGLVVEPKEGIHFDVVVMDFASLYPSIIKVRNLSYETVRCPHEECKKNTIPGTNHWTCSKKNGITSMIIGSLRDLRVNYYKSLSKKETLTDEQRQQYTVVSQALKVILNASYGVMGAEIFPLYFLPAAEATTAIGRHTILETIKKCESAGIKVLYGDTDSLFIKNPTKEQIQTVIEQAKKDHGVDLEIDKTYRYCVLSNRKKNYLGVTKEGKVDVKGLTGKKSHTPPFIKKLFYELLDVLSSVQTIEDFERAKKEISEKIATCGKKVEAKEIPLEDLTFNVMLSKAPSEYTKTIPQHIRAAKQLETIREIKKGDRISYIKILNKPGVKPVEMAKKEEIDSKKYMEFMEATLEQITSSMNLDFDTILGKPKQTGLDEFFWN